One part of the Patescibacteria group bacterium genome encodes these proteins:
- the rpmF gene encoding 50S ribosomal protein L32: MPNPKKRKTHSATHKGRAHLALKKVVLNKCPKCGSAKKPHTVCSFCGSYKGRAAVKTKTKKVNKTKK, translated from the coding sequence ATGCCTAATCCTAAAAAAAGAAAAACCCATTCCGCTACGCATAAGGGTAGAGCTCATTTAGCTCTTAAGAAAGTAGTCCTGAATAAATGCCCAAAATGTGGCAGCGCTAAGAAGCCTCATACCGTTTGCTCCTTCTGCGGTAGCTATAAAGGCCGAGCAGCGGTAAAGACCAAAACTAAGAAAGTTAATAAGACTAAAAAATAA
- the nusB gene encoding transcription antitermination factor NusB, with the protein MSNRHLARTLALQTLFAWDFNGKKADSLADLIASNFRNFAPDFNDDGFVSELVDGVVKNHSEIDKYICKYATEWPLDQITILDRNILRLGIFELLYTATPPLVAINEAIEVAKSFGSDSSGKFVNGVLGALYNDLPEDKKASGKKEPVSTPGKDGQSL; encoded by the coding sequence ATGTCTAATCGTCATTTAGCTCGCACTCTAGCTTTGCAAACCTTGTTTGCTTGGGATTTTAATGGCAAAAAGGCGGACAGCTTGGCAGATTTGATCGCTAGTAATTTTAGGAATTTCGCTCCTGATTTTAATGATGACGGCTTTGTTAGCGAATTGGTTGATGGCGTGGTTAAAAATCACTCGGAGATTGATAAGTATATTTGCAAATATGCTACTGAGTGGCCACTAGATCAGATAACTATCCTGGATAGGAATATTTTACGTTTGGGAATTTTTGAGCTTTTATATACCGCCACCCCACCGCTAGTAGCCATTAATGAAGCTATCGAGGTGGCCAAAAGTTTTGGCAGCGATTCTTCCGGGAAATTTGTTAATGGCGTTTTAGGAGCCTTATACAATGATTTGCCTGAAGATAAGAAGGCGAGTGGCAAGAAAGAGCCAGTCTCTACGCCCGGTAAAGACGGGCAAAGCCTTTAG
- the ftsH gene encoding ATP-dependent zinc metalloprotease FtsH, with amino-acid sequence MKNLIKNFLIFFLVFLVIAGIFSYFGGGRQEIATVGLETMIKQINDQQISEVKINGDKINITLKDGKKEVVKKESTESFSALLNNFKVDPSKTGEIKIQIEENSGWNYWLGLILPVLIPFVLIIAFMMFTMRGLQGMNSRAMNFGQSNAKEVSPEQKDKVSFKDVAGAKEAKEELKEVVDFLRFPKKFHDLGARIPRGVLLLGAPGTGKTLLSRSVAGEANVPFFHISGSEFVEMFVGVGASRVRSLFQKAKKNSPCIIFIDEIDAVGRRRGAGLGGSHDEREQTLNQILVEMDGFEPTNNVIVIAATNRPDVLDPALLRPGRFDRQVVIDLPDIKDREEILQVHSRKKPLAKEVDLRKIAERTPGFSGADLANLLNEAAILAARQDKKIIENTELFEAIEKVMIGPERRSRIITEKEKKVTAYHEAGHALVAHFLPAADPVHKISIIARGQAGGYTLKVPTEDRHMHPKSEFIQEIAVLLAGHLTEKEIFGEVTTGATSDLRRATAMARALVTDYGMSEHLGPRTYGEKEEMIFLGREIHEQRDYSEKIAEKIDEEIADFIKQGSDRAKTIISDHKEELERIVNALLTKETLEKDEFEALVGPKPQA; translated from the coding sequence ATGAAGAATTTAATCAAGAATTTTCTAATTTTCTTTCTGGTGTTTTTAGTGATTGCCGGTATTTTTAGTTATTTTGGCGGCGGCCGCCAGGAAATAGCTACAGTCGGGCTGGAAACGATGATCAAACAGATTAATGACCAACAGATTTCAGAAGTTAAGATTAACGGCGACAAGATAAATATCACCCTTAAGGATGGAAAAAAAGAAGTCGTTAAGAAAGAAAGCACAGAATCTTTCTCCGCCTTATTAAATAATTTTAAAGTTGATCCATCTAAAACCGGGGAGATTAAGATCCAGATTGAGGAAAACTCCGGTTGGAATTATTGGTTGGGGTTAATTTTGCCCGTGCTCATTCCTTTTGTCTTAATTATCGCTTTCATGATGTTCACTATGAGAGGTTTGCAAGGAATGAATTCTCGGGCCATGAACTTTGGTCAATCAAACGCTAAGGAAGTCAGCCCGGAACAAAAAGACAAGGTTAGCTTTAAAGATGTTGCTGGAGCCAAAGAAGCCAAAGAAGAGCTGAAGGAAGTGGTAGATTTTTTGCGCTTCCCTAAAAAATTTCACGATCTCGGGGCCAGGATACCCCGAGGCGTCCTGTTATTAGGAGCACCTGGAACCGGTAAGACCTTGTTATCTCGTAGTGTGGCCGGTGAAGCTAACGTTCCGTTTTTTCACATTTCCGGTTCAGAATTTGTGGAAATGTTTGTCGGAGTAGGGGCTTCAAGGGTTCGGTCTTTATTCCAGAAAGCTAAAAAGAATTCTCCCTGCATTATCTTTATTGACGAGATTGATGCTGTCGGTCGGCGCCGTGGCGCTGGCCTCGGCGGATCTCATGACGAGAGAGAACAGACCTTAAACCAGATCCTGGTAGAGATGGACGGTTTTGAGCCGACTAATAATGTCATCGTAATCGCTGCCACTAATCGGCCCGATGTTCTAGATCCAGCCTTGCTTCGTCCGGGGCGCTTTGACCGCCAGGTGGTAATCGACTTGCCGGATATAAAAGATAGAGAAGAGATTCTCCAGGTTCATTCTCGAAAAAAACCCCTAGCCAAAGAAGTTGATCTGAGAAAAATTGCTGAACGCACTCCTGGTTTTTCTGGAGCCGATCTAGCTAATCTTTTAAACGAAGCGGCGATCTTGGCAGCGCGACAGGATAAGAAGATTATTGAAAATACTGAGTTATTCGAAGCTATTGAGAAGGTAATGATTGGGCCGGAAAGACGTAGCCGTATCATTACTGAAAAAGAGAAAAAAGTAACTGCCTATCATGAGGCCGGGCACGCCTTGGTCGCCCATTTTCTCCCCGCCGCCGATCCCGTTCATAAGATTTCTATTATTGCTCGTGGCCAGGCCGGAGGCTATACTCTTAAAGTTCCGACTGAAGACCGCCATATGCATCCTAAATCCGAATTTATCCAGGAGATAGCCGTTCTTTTGGCCGGCCATCTAACTGAAAAAGAAATCTTCGGGGAAGTGACGACTGGCGCTACTTCTGATTTACGTCGAGCCACTGCCATGGCTAGGGCCTTAGTCACAGATTACGGCATGAGCGAGCACCTCGGTCCGCGTACTTATGGCGAGAAAGAAGAAATGATATTCTTAGGACGGGAAATACATGAACAAAGGGATTATAGCGAGAAGATAGCCGAGAAAATAGATGAAGAGATAGCCGATTTCATTAAACAAGGTTCCGATCGAGCCAAGACAATAATTAGCGATCACAAGGAAGAATTAGAAAGAATCGTTAATGCCTTATTAACTAAAGAAACCTTAGAGAAAGATGAATTTGAGGCTTTGGTTGGACCTAAACCGCAGGCCTGA
- the rnc gene encoding ribonuclease III has product MNSLSKLQKNLGLQFKNEALLRQALIHRSYLNEHPECQTGHNERLEFLGDAVLEIIVTEYLYLNFLDTPEGDLTNWRAALVNAKMLYNVALDLEIEGNLYLSKGEAKDKNKKSRHYILANAIEAIIGAIYLDQGLAAAKKFINKNIIVRLDDILQNKLYLDPKSRFQERAQEEVGVTPHYEIIKEEGPDHAKNFTVGLYLNDKMVTTGKGSSKQEAQVQAAEKGLKKMNW; this is encoded by the coding sequence ATGAATAGCCTATCTAAATTACAAAAGAATTTAGGCTTGCAATTCAAGAATGAAGCTTTATTGCGCCAAGCCTTGATCCACCGCTCTTATCTTAATGAACACCCTGAATGCCAAACCGGCCACAATGAGCGTTTAGAATTTTTGGGTGACGCCGTTTTAGAAATAATTGTAACCGAGTATTTATATTTAAATTTCCTGGATACTCCAGAGGGTGATTTGACGAATTGGCGCGCCGCCCTGGTTAATGCCAAGATGCTTTATAATGTCGCCCTGGATTTAGAAATCGAGGGCAACCTCTATTTATCTAAAGGAGAAGCTAAAGATAAGAATAAGAAATCGCGGCATTATATCTTAGCCAACGCCATTGAAGCGATAATTGGTGCCATCTATTTGGATCAAGGGCTAGCAGCGGCTAAGAAATTTATCAATAAGAATATTATTGTTCGCTTGGATGACATTTTGCAGAATAAGCTTTATTTAGACCCGAAGTCCAGGTTTCAAGAAAGAGCTCAGGAGGAGGTTGGAGTTACTCCTCATTATGAAATTATTAAGGAAGAGGGCCCGGATCACGCTAAGAATTTTACAGTTGGCCTTTATTTAAATGATAAAATGGTGACTACCGGCAAGGGGTCCTCTAAGCAGGAAGCGCAAGTCCAGGCAGCCGAGAAGGGTTTAAAAAAAATGAATTGGTAA